The following proteins are encoded in a genomic region of Streptomyces lunaelactis:
- a CDS encoding putative glycolipid-binding domain-containing protein, with protein sequence MVTSHVLTWEVTESRGYETSWIELRGTTLWARGRAVGTVPEPYWVSYKLETGDRYVTRELRVHVANATGSHELSLQHDGGGQWTANGEQLPSVEGALDCDLGLCPLTNTMPVLRQGLHRAPGERTFLTAWVSVPDLAVHASRQTYTHLARTESGARVRFASGENRSDLEFDEDGLVIDYPGLAHRLSGSAGHA encoded by the coding sequence ATGGTCACTTCTCACGTCCTCACCTGGGAAGTCACGGAGAGCCGGGGGTACGAGACCTCCTGGATCGAGCTCCGCGGCACCACCCTGTGGGCGCGTGGACGCGCGGTCGGGACCGTGCCGGAACCGTACTGGGTCTCGTACAAGCTCGAGACCGGCGACAGGTACGTGACCCGTGAGCTGCGGGTTCATGTCGCGAACGCCACCGGTTCGCACGAACTGAGCCTGCAACACGACGGCGGCGGCCAATGGACCGCCAACGGGGAGCAGCTGCCCTCGGTCGAGGGCGCCCTCGACTGCGATCTCGGCCTCTGCCCGCTCACCAACACCATGCCCGTGCTGCGGCAGGGCCTCCACCGGGCACCCGGCGAGCGGACTTTCCTGACGGCCTGGGTCTCCGTGCCGGATCTGGCCGTGCACGCCTCGCGCCAGACCTACACCCATCTCGCGCGAACCGAGAGCGGTGCGCGTGTCCGGTTCGCCTCTGGCGAGAACCGCAGCGATCTCGAGTTCGACGAGGACGGCCTCGTCATCGACTACCCGGGCCTCGCGCACCGCCTCTCAGGGAGCGCCGGACACGCCTGA
- a CDS encoding 6-phospho-beta-glucosidase, which produces MRLTILGGGGFRLPLVYGALLGDHAEGRITHVTLHDLDPGRPAAIARVLADQAAGVPDAPKVTVTTNLDEALRGADFVFSAIRVGGLEGRAADERIALAEGVLGQETVGAGGIAYGLRTVPVAVDIARRVARLAPDAWVINFTNPAGLVTEAMARHLGDRVIGICDSPVGLGRRVARILGADPDTAWIDYVGLNHLGWLRGLRVEGRDELPRLLADPELLGSFEEGRLFGPDWLRALGAIPNEYLHYYYFNREAVHAYREAQQTRGAFLRDQQARFYEEMKRPDAPALATWDRTRAEREATYMAHNREAAGAGERDEDDLESGGYEKVALALMRAIAHNQRTTLILNVRNRTTLSVLDAEAVIEVPCFVDANGAHPVSVAPLPLHATGLVTSVKAVERFVLEASESGSRTTAVKAFALHPLIDSVTVARRLLDDYTSAHPALAYLK; this is translated from the coding sequence ATGAGGCTCACGATCCTCGGCGGCGGGGGCTTCAGGCTGCCCCTGGTGTACGGCGCCCTGCTCGGCGATCACGCCGAGGGCCGGATCACCCATGTCACCCTTCATGATCTGGACCCCGGCCGGCCGGCCGCGATCGCCCGGGTACTGGCCGACCAGGCGGCGGGTGTGCCCGACGCCCCGAAGGTCACCGTCACCACCAACCTCGACGAGGCGCTGCGCGGCGCCGACTTCGTCTTCTCCGCGATCCGGGTCGGCGGCCTGGAGGGCCGCGCGGCCGACGAGCGCATCGCCCTGGCCGAGGGCGTGCTCGGCCAGGAGACGGTCGGCGCGGGCGGCATCGCGTACGGACTGCGTACGGTGCCCGTCGCCGTCGACATCGCCCGCCGGGTCGCCCGGCTCGCCCCCGACGCCTGGGTCATCAACTTCACCAACCCGGCCGGCCTGGTCACCGAGGCCATGGCCCGTCACCTCGGCGACCGGGTCATCGGCATCTGCGACTCCCCGGTGGGTCTCGGCCGCCGGGTCGCCCGCATCCTGGGCGCCGACCCCGACACCGCCTGGATCGACTACGTCGGCCTCAACCACCTCGGCTGGCTGCGCGGACTGCGCGTCGAGGGCCGCGACGAACTCCCCCGCCTGCTCGCCGACCCCGAACTGCTCGGCTCCTTCGAGGAGGGCAGGCTCTTCGGCCCGGACTGGCTCCGCGCGCTCGGCGCCATCCCCAACGAGTATCTGCACTACTACTACTTCAACCGCGAGGCGGTACACGCCTACCGGGAGGCACAGCAGACCCGGGGCGCGTTCCTGCGGGACCAACAGGCCCGGTTCTACGAGGAGATGAAGCGGCCCGACGCCCCGGCGCTGGCGACCTGGGACCGTACCCGCGCCGAGCGCGAAGCGACGTACATGGCACACAACCGCGAGGCAGCCGGCGCCGGCGAGCGCGACGAGGACGATCTGGAGTCCGGCGGCTACGAGAAGGTCGCTCTCGCCCTGATGCGTGCCATCGCGCACAACCAGCGGACCACGCTCATCCTCAATGTGCGCAACCGCACGACCCTGTCCGTGCTCGACGCGGAAGCCGTCATCGAGGTCCCCTGCTTCGTGGACGCCAACGGCGCCCACCCCGTCTCGGTGGCTCCGCTGCCGCTGCATGCCACCGGCCTGGTGACGTCGGTGAAGGCCGTCGAGCGCTTCGTACTCGAGGCGTCGGAGAGCGGCTCGCGCACCACAGCGGTGAAGGCGTTCGCGCTGCACCCCCTCATCGATTCCGTGACCGTCGCCCGCCGTCTCCTCGACGACTACACCAGCGCCCACCCCGCTCTCGCGTACCTGAAGTAG
- the nhaA gene encoding Na+/H+ antiporter NhaA: MSGQTICGDDMRTPWRDFLRTETGSAVFLLAAVLAALAWANIGPSSYETFWGTHLSIELGSYGVSLDLRDWVNNGLMTLFFLVVGLEARREFDMGELRERRRVTLPLLVGIAGMLVPVAIYLGINSGHASVHGWGAAMSTDTAFALGMLALLGNRLPEGLRAFILTVTVVDDFVALGVIAVAYSDNIAVMALLVALGLFGVFLLLRAAGVREGPLYALLAIATWTALLKSGVDPVVTGLAVGLLTYAYPASRSDLEHASGLFRLFREQPTPELARSVQQGLASAISPNERLQRMFHPWTSYVIVPLFALANTGIPIGAEQLSSAVRSPVTLGILLGFVLGKPIAVIGTSWLASRVSHGRLRPPVGWGATAAGGTIAGVGFTVSLLIATLAFTGDELEEAKTGILGAVVCAFALTWAVTAVIGLLPRRRQIRALLGAAERIVDLAAPVDDERDHIRGPRDAPVTVVEYGDLECPYCGQAEPVVRALLADFGDVRYVWRHLPLTDVHPRAQLAAEASEAAAAQGAFWRMHDLLLERQDALKPSDLIGYAAESGLDVERFERDLRKRAGAARVAEDVESADLSAVSGTPTFFINGVRHHGAYDIAHLSAAVRTARQRVALRRS; encoded by the coding sequence ATGTCCGGGCAGACCATTTGCGGCGACGACATGCGGACGCCGTGGCGCGACTTCCTGCGGACCGAGACGGGCAGCGCCGTCTTCCTGCTGGCCGCGGTACTGGCGGCGCTTGCCTGGGCAAACATCGGGCCGAGCTCGTACGAGACCTTCTGGGGCACGCACCTGTCGATCGAGCTCGGCTCCTACGGCGTCTCGCTCGACCTGCGGGACTGGGTCAACAACGGTCTGATGACGCTGTTCTTCCTCGTCGTCGGACTCGAAGCGCGCCGCGAGTTCGACATGGGGGAGCTGCGCGAGCGACGGCGCGTGACACTGCCGCTGCTCGTCGGCATCGCCGGCATGCTCGTACCGGTCGCCATCTATCTCGGCATCAACAGCGGCCACGCCTCGGTGCACGGCTGGGGCGCCGCGATGTCCACGGACACCGCCTTCGCCCTGGGCATGCTCGCCCTGCTCGGCAATCGCCTGCCCGAGGGCCTGCGCGCCTTCATCCTCACCGTCACCGTCGTCGACGACTTCGTCGCGCTCGGCGTCATCGCCGTCGCCTACAGCGACAACATCGCCGTGATGGCCCTTCTGGTGGCGCTGGGCCTCTTCGGCGTCTTCCTGCTGCTGCGGGCCGCCGGGGTGCGCGAAGGCCCGCTGTACGCACTGCTCGCCATCGCGACGTGGACGGCACTGCTGAAGTCAGGCGTCGACCCCGTCGTCACGGGACTGGCCGTCGGGCTGCTCACGTACGCGTATCCGGCGTCCCGCAGCGACCTGGAGCACGCGAGCGGCTTGTTCCGGCTGTTCCGCGAACAGCCGACACCGGAGCTCGCCCGCTCCGTACAGCAGGGACTGGCGTCGGCCATCTCGCCGAACGAGCGGCTGCAGCGGATGTTCCACCCCTGGACCAGCTATGTGATCGTGCCGCTGTTCGCGCTGGCCAACACCGGTATCCCCATCGGCGCCGAGCAACTGTCGAGTGCCGTGAGATCACCGGTCACTCTCGGCATTCTGCTCGGCTTCGTCCTGGGGAAGCCCATTGCCGTCATCGGCACCTCGTGGCTGGCGAGCCGGGTCAGTCACGGACGGCTGCGGCCACCGGTCGGCTGGGGCGCGACCGCGGCCGGCGGCACCATCGCGGGTGTCGGATTCACCGTGTCGCTGCTGATCGCGACCCTGGCCTTCACCGGCGACGAGCTGGAAGAGGCGAAGACCGGCATCCTCGGCGCGGTGGTCTGCGCCTTCGCCCTCACCTGGGCGGTCACGGCCGTGATCGGGCTGCTTCCGCGCCGCAGGCAGATTCGTGCTCTGCTGGGCGCGGCAGAGCGCATCGTCGATCTGGCCGCGCCCGTCGACGACGAACGCGACCACATCCGTGGGCCCCGGGACGCTCCGGTGACCGTGGTCGAGTACGGCGACCTCGAATGCCCCTACTGCGGTCAGGCGGAACCCGTCGTGCGCGCCCTCCTCGCCGACTTCGGGGATGTCCGCTACGTCTGGCGCCATCTGCCTCTGACCGACGTCCACCCCCGGGCCCAGCTCGCCGCGGAAGCGTCCGAGGCGGCGGCCGCACAGGGCGCCTTCTGGCGGATGCACGACCTCCTCCTCGAACGCCAGGACGCCCTGAAGCCGTCCGACCTGATCGGCTACGCGGCGGAGAGCGGACTGGACGTCGAGCGTTTCGAGCGCGATCTGCGGAAGCGGGCGGGCGCCGCGCGGGTGGCCGAGGACGTGGAGTCCGCCGACCTCAGCGCTGTGTCCGGGACACCGACCTTCTTCATCAACGGAGTACGCCACCACGGCGCCTACGACATCGCCCACCTCTCCGCCGCCGTACGAACGGCCCGCCAGCGCGTGGCCCTCCGACGGTCATAG
- a CDS encoding SRPBCC family protein, whose protein sequence is MSDIVDRVNDVRREVGNDQSPAGERHTVLLRRLYAAEIEDVWDACTTPERLSRWFLPVTGDLRPGGTYQLEGNARGEILRCQPPGLLKASWVYGEGDETEFSEVELRLSQQDAGQTVFELVHLVAADPRKWGEYGPGAVGVGWDLTLLSLHWHLSGKDIQDPRAWQDSPEARTFMTHSSRAWGAAHEASGVPAAEAAAAAENTAKAYVPEP, encoded by the coding sequence ATGAGCGACATCGTCGACCGGGTCAACGACGTCCGCCGCGAGGTCGGCAACGACCAGTCCCCCGCCGGCGAGCGCCATACCGTCCTGCTCAGGCGTCTCTACGCCGCGGAGATCGAGGACGTCTGGGACGCCTGCACGACCCCCGAGCGGCTGAGCCGATGGTTTCTGCCGGTCACGGGCGACCTCCGCCCGGGCGGCACTTACCAGCTGGAGGGAAACGCGCGAGGCGAGATCCTGCGCTGTCAGCCGCCCGGGCTCCTCAAGGCCAGCTGGGTGTACGGGGAAGGGGACGAGACGGAGTTCAGCGAGGTCGAGTTGCGGCTGTCCCAACAGGACGCCGGGCAGACGGTGTTCGAGCTCGTACACCTCGTCGCGGCCGACCCGCGGAAGTGGGGCGAGTACGGACCGGGCGCCGTGGGCGTCGGCTGGGACCTCACCCTGCTCAGCCTGCACTGGCATCTGAGCGGCAAGGACATCCAGGACCCTCGGGCCTGGCAGGACTCGCCGGAGGCGCGGACCTTCATGACGCACAGCAGCCGGGCGTGGGGCGCCGCGCACGAGGCGTCGGGGGTGCCGGCCGCCGAGGCGGCCGCGGCCGCGGAGAACACCGCGAAGGCCTACGTCCCCGAACCGTGA
- a CDS encoding lytic polysaccharide monooxygenase auxiliary activity family 9 protein yields MTAHRTAAAVAFAGVVPLVLTAVAAGTAQAHGAPTDPVSRVAACGPEGAQRASAACRAAVAANGGSAFDAWDNLRVADVRGRDREVVPDGQLCSAGLDAYRGLDIARADWPATTLKAGSRFTLTYRSTIPHEGSFSLYLTKKGHDPAAPLRWADLAAEPFATATDPELSDGAYRISGRLPAGLTGRHVLYTVWRNSSTPDTYYSCSDVVLAGAAKPGDASGPDSGSDSGAVAEQPATEPSPTREPATEQPSAQPAAEPAQQPVTQPVTEPAAQPAAASADRGDDESVILIGGAAAALALVALVVSAVLRRRPRRHAHRGSGARAHGSGT; encoded by the coding sequence ATGACTGCCCATCGCACTGCCGCCGCCGTCGCGTTCGCCGGCGTCGTACCACTCGTGCTCACAGCCGTGGCCGCCGGGACCGCGCAGGCGCACGGGGCGCCGACCGATCCGGTCAGCCGGGTGGCCGCGTGCGGTCCCGAGGGAGCGCAGCGCGCGTCGGCGGCCTGCCGGGCCGCCGTTGCCGCGAACGGGGGATCGGCGTTCGACGCGTGGGACAACCTGCGGGTGGCCGATGTCCGGGGGCGGGACCGGGAGGTCGTGCCGGACGGGCAGCTGTGCAGCGCGGGCCTCGACGCGTACCGGGGCCTGGACATCGCCCGCGCGGACTGGCCGGCGACGACGCTCAAGGCCGGTTCCCGGTTCACTCTCACCTACCGGTCGACCATCCCGCACGAGGGATCGTTCAGCCTGTATCTCACCAAGAAGGGACACGATCCGGCCGCGCCGCTGAGGTGGGCCGATCTGGCGGCGGAGCCCTTCGCCACGGCCACCGATCCGGAGCTCTCCGACGGCGCGTACCGGATCAGCGGTCGGCTGCCGGCCGGACTGACGGGCCGTCATGTGCTGTACACGGTGTGGCGGAACTCGAGCACGCCGGACACCTACTACTCGTGCTCCGACGTGGTGCTGGCGGGAGCCGCGAAGCCCGGCGACGCGTCGGGCCCGGATTCCGGATCCGATTCCGGGGCCGTCGCCGAGCAGCCGGCCACCGAGCCGTCGCCCACCCGGGAGCCCGCCACCGAGCAGCCGTCCGCCCAGCCCGCTGCCGAGCCCGCCCAGCAGCCCGTCACTCAGCCGGTGACCGAGCCCGCCGCGCAACCGGCCGCGGCGTCGGCGGACCGCGGGGATGACGAGTCGGTGATTCTCATCGGCGGTGCGGCCGCGGCACTCGCGCTGGTCGCCCTCGTCGTATCCGCAGTCCTGCGCCGCCGCCCCCGACGGCATGCCCATCGAGGGAGCGGGGCGCGCGCTCACGGTTCGGGGACGTAG
- a CDS encoding SRPBCC family protein, producing the protein MAGKFEATVEIGRPVEEVFAFLANGENDPKFSPRVLEMKQTTDGPAAVGTVYRSRVKDAGMTTSREFRISEFSQPSTIRWTELSKNLVTATEGGYDLESTPEGNTRLHVFNNLEGHGVGKVLAPLALSAARKDADAFAQRIKAAVEAS; encoded by the coding sequence ATGGCCGGTAAGTTCGAGGCAACGGTCGAGATCGGGCGCCCCGTCGAGGAGGTCTTCGCCTTCCTCGCCAACGGCGAGAACGATCCCAAGTTCAGCCCCAGGGTGCTGGAGATGAAGCAGACGACGGACGGCCCGGCCGCGGTCGGCACCGTCTACAGGAGCCGGGTCAAGGACGCCGGGATGACGACCAGCCGGGAGTTCCGGATCAGCGAGTTCTCGCAGCCCAGCACGATCCGGTGGACCGAGCTCTCGAAGAACCTCGTCACCGCGACCGAGGGCGGCTACGACCTGGAGTCCACCCCCGAGGGCAACACCCGGCTGCACGTCTTCAACAACCTCGAAGGCCATGGCGTGGGCAAGGTCCTCGCCCCCCTCGCCCTGAGTGCGGCACGCAAGGACGCCGACGCCTTCGCCCAGCGGATCAAGGCGGCCGTCGAGGCTTCCTGA
- a CDS encoding DUF488 domain-containing protein: MVSGPFQVRRVYDPAHPDDGSRVLVDRLWPRGVSKERASVDAWLKDIAPSDELRHWYHEDRSRLEEFTQRYLRELADSDHAPAVDRLLALSAAGSVTVVTAVKDVERSHVPVLLTHLERRSEG; this comes from the coding sequence ATGGTGTCCGGCCCGTTCCAGGTCCGGCGTGTATACGATCCGGCGCACCCGGACGACGGGTCCCGGGTCCTGGTGGACCGGCTGTGGCCGCGTGGCGTCTCCAAGGAGCGCGCCTCCGTCGACGCGTGGCTCAAAGACATCGCTCCCTCGGACGAATTGCGGCACTGGTACCACGAAGACCGCAGCCGCCTGGAGGAGTTCACCCAGCGGTACCTGCGAGAACTGGCCGACTCGGACCACGCCCCGGCCGTCGACCGCCTTCTCGCCCTGTCGGCCGCGGGGAGCGTGACCGTCGTCACCGCGGTCAAGGACGTGGAGCGCAGCCATGTTCCCGTGCTCCTGACCCATCTGGAGCGGCGGTCCGAGGGATGA
- a CDS encoding VWA domain-containing protein gives MITRKRLAAAVCGLLAALAVGLPPAGAAADEPAAKASPKVELVLDVSGSMRARDIDGQTRMAAAKQAFNEVLDAVPSEVQLGIRTLGADYAGDDRKLGCKDTRQLYPVGPLDRTEAKTAVATLAATGWTPIGPALLGAAEDLEGGDATRRIVLITDGEDTCAPLDPCVVARDIAAKGIHLVIDTLGLVPDAKTRNQLRCIAEATGGTYTSVRHTDELSGRVSQLVDRAADPVITPVAREGARQCAGAPQLEAGLYSDREKFAEHRWYRVDVLPGQELRASVSIAADRAVNKDYGVMLRAVTVHGREIVRGAEAGDGRTDVISTGLRYPNPPLEDADGVKPAAETVCLQVSNSFSAPPSVKTDPGLPLELTVDLVDAPDEASDVASFGLGRGWWLLAVLVLTGLVAGLLWGWISRWRVAVWRTN, from the coding sequence ATGATCACAAGAAAACGGCTGGCGGCCGCCGTGTGCGGCCTGCTCGCCGCCCTGGCCGTCGGGCTCCCCCCGGCGGGCGCCGCCGCCGATGAACCGGCGGCGAAGGCTTCCCCCAAGGTCGAGTTGGTGCTCGACGTCAGCGGATCGATGCGAGCCCGCGACATCGACGGTCAGACCCGGATGGCCGCCGCGAAGCAGGCGTTCAACGAGGTGCTGGACGCGGTCCCCTCCGAGGTACAGCTCGGCATACGCACCCTCGGTGCCGACTACGCCGGCGACGACAGGAAGCTCGGCTGCAAGGACACCCGTCAGCTCTACCCGGTCGGCCCGCTCGACCGGACCGAGGCCAAGACCGCCGTGGCGACTCTCGCTGCCACCGGCTGGACGCCCATCGGGCCCGCCCTGCTGGGCGCGGCCGAGGACCTCGAGGGCGGGGACGCCACCCGGCGGATCGTGCTCATCACGGACGGCGAGGACACCTGCGCCCCGCTCGACCCGTGCGTCGTCGCGCGTGACATCGCCGCGAAGGGGATCCACCTCGTCATCGACACGCTGGGACTGGTCCCCGACGCCAAGACCCGTAACCAGCTCAGGTGCATCGCCGAGGCCACCGGCGGTACGTACACATCGGTGCGGCACACCGACGAACTCTCCGGCCGCGTCAGCCAATTGGTGGACCGCGCCGCGGACCCTGTGATCACACCGGTGGCGAGGGAGGGCGCTCGGCAGTGCGCGGGCGCCCCGCAGCTCGAGGCGGGCCTCTACAGCGACCGTGAGAAGTTCGCCGAGCACCGCTGGTACCGGGTCGATGTGCTGCCCGGTCAGGAGCTGCGCGCCTCGGTGAGCATTGCCGCCGACCGTGCCGTCAACAAGGACTACGGAGTCATGCTGCGGGCCGTGACCGTACACGGCCGGGAGATTGTCCGCGGCGCGGAGGCGGGCGACGGACGCACCGACGTGATCTCGACCGGTCTTCGCTATCCCAATCCCCCGCTCGAGGACGCGGACGGTGTCAAGCCCGCCGCGGAGACCGTCTGCCTGCAGGTCAGCAACTCCTTCTCGGCCCCGCCGTCGGTGAAGACCGATCCCGGCCTGCCCCTCGAACTGACCGTCGACCTGGTCGACGCACCCGACGAGGCCTCCGACGTCGCCTCCTTCGGTCTCGGCCGCGGCTGGTGGCTCCTCGCCGTCCTGGTGCTCACCGGTCTGGTGGCCGGTCTGCTGTGGGGCTGGATCTCACGCTGGCGCGTCGCTGTCTGGAGGACCAACTGA
- a CDS encoding type B 50S ribosomal protein L31 — MKPRIHPVSRPVVFRDRAADVAFLTRSTADSAQRVEWEDGNTYPVIDVETSSASHPFYTGRSRVLDTAGRVERFERRYGTAAAARN; from the coding sequence ATGAAGCCTCGTATCCACCCCGTCTCCCGCCCGGTCGTCTTCCGCGACCGCGCTGCGGACGTCGCCTTCCTGACCCGCTCGACCGCGGACTCCGCGCAGCGTGTGGAGTGGGAGGACGGCAACACCTACCCGGTGATCGACGTGGAGACCTCCTCGGCGAGTCACCCGTTCTACACCGGCAGATCCCGGGTCCTGGACACGGCCGGCCGTGTGGAGCGCTTCGAGCGCCGCTACGGCACCGCCGCCGCGGCCCGGAACTGA
- the rpmG gene encoding 50S ribosomal protein L33, whose protein sequence is MARSDNRPVVTLRSSAGTGRTYVTRKSRRNNPDRLVLRKFDAVLGEHVLFREER, encoded by the coding sequence ATGGCCCGTAGCGACAACCGTCCCGTGGTCACGCTCCGGTCGTCCGCCGGGACCGGCCGGACGTACGTGACCCGCAAGAGCCGCCGCAACAACCCCGACCGGCTGGTGCTGCGCAAATTCGACGCTGTCCTCGGCGAGCACGTCCTGTTCCGCGAGGAACGCTGA
- a CDS encoding histidine phosphatase family protein, whose amino-acid sequence MSELILIRHGETAWTLSGQHTGHTDLPLTAHGEDQARALVPLLADRRIALALVSPYQRARRTAELAGLTSTRVTDDLREWDYGGYEGLTTAEIHRTLPQWDMWTDGVAPGPAEHPGESAFDVGERADRVLAEVREALSPGGGDIALVAHSHVLRVLTARYLGLAPAAGALFQLATGTVSSLGTEHGRPVITGWNLALPARFTDAATSPDLAGTG is encoded by the coding sequence ATGAGTGAACTGATTCTGATACGGCACGGTGAAACCGCCTGGACGCTGTCAGGGCAGCACACCGGTCATACCGATCTGCCGCTGACCGCCCACGGCGAGGATCAGGCCCGTGCCCTCGTGCCGCTGCTCGCCGACCGCCGTATCGCTCTCGCCCTGGTCAGCCCGTACCAGCGGGCCCGGCGTACCGCCGAACTGGCCGGCCTCACCTCCACCCGCGTCACCGACGACCTCCGCGAGTGGGACTACGGCGGCTACGAAGGCCTCACCACCGCCGAGATACACCGCACGCTCCCCCAGTGGGACATGTGGACCGACGGCGTCGCCCCGGGACCTGCCGAGCATCCTGGGGAGAGCGCCTTCGACGTCGGCGAGCGCGCCGACCGCGTACTCGCCGAAGTCCGTGAAGCCCTGTCGCCGGGCGGGGGCGACATCGCCCTCGTCGCGCACTCCCACGTTCTCCGCGTCCTGACCGCCCGCTATCTGGGGCTGGCTCCCGCCGCCGGTGCCCTGTTCCAGCTCGCGACCGGAACCGTCTCCAGCCTCGGGACCGAACACGGCAGGCCCGTGATCACGGGCTGGAATCTCGCACTGCCGGCCCGTTTCACCGACGCCGCCACCTCACCGGACCTGGCCGGCACCGGCTGA